TCCCCGGTTCCATATGCAGTTGTAACAATAGAGGCGCGCGAAAATTCCTCGTCCTCGTTCTCGCGGCCGATGCGCACGCTGACGCGCTCGAGCTCCTGGGCGCCCGCGAGCAGCTTGAGCACCACCACCTGCTCTTCCAAGGCCGCGATGACGCTGTGGAGGTCCCCGCCGCTGACGGCCAGGTGCGTGAGGTTGGCGGCGCCGGCGATCAGCAGGCGGTCGCTGGGGTTCTCCACCAACGTGTCGATGAGCACCGCCGTCGCCCGCTCGACGGCATCCGCGATCTGCGGCGGCGCACCGGCGGCGAGCTCCAACAGAGACGTCGACGCCTCCGCCATGGTGGCGCCTACCAGCACGGTGTTCAGGGCGTCGCGCAGCAGGCGCACCTCGTCGTCTTCCAGGGAAGCGGCGAGCTCGACGTTGCGCTGGTCCACCCGGCCCGAATCGGTAATCAGCACCAGCAGCAGCCGGGTCGGCGCGAGCGCGACCACCTCGCAGTGCTTGACGCGCGAGACCTCGAGGGTGGGCAGCTGCACGACGGCGGCCTGGTTGGTGATCTGCGCGAGCAGCTGCACCGAGCGCCGCAGCACGTCCTCCAAGTCGGTGCCGTTCTCCAAAAAGTCAAGGATGGCGTGGCGCTCCGGTGCAGACAGCGGCTTGACCCCGTGCAGCGCATCCACGAACGCGCGGTAGCCCTTCTCCGTGGGCACGCGCCCCGAGCTGGAGTGCTGCTGGGCGATAAAACCGTCGCGCTCCAGCACCGACATGTCGTTGCGGATCGTCGCCGACGACACGGTCAGGTTGTGCCGCTGCACCAGCGACTTCGAGCCCACCGGCTCCTGCAGGGCGATGTAGTCGGCCACGATGGCGCGAAGCACCGCCTGCCTGCGATCTTCTGCCCCACTCATGCCGCCTACCTTACCTGCCGCTATTCCGCGGCCAGGATGTCGGTGATGATGCCGTCGGCAAGCAGGCGGCCCTCGTCGGTCACCGCGACCCGCTCACCCACCGTGAGAAGCCCGGCGCGCGCATGCTTATCGACGACCCCCCGGGCGCGCTGCCCAATCCAGTCGCGCGGCACCCCCTCCTTGAGGCGCAGGCCGAGCATGATGGCCTCGAAGTGGCGCTGCTCAGGTGTCAGGGTTTCTTGGTCGGCGACGGGGAGCTGGCCGTCGCTAAGCAGCTGGCTGTAGCGCTCGGGGCGCTTGACGTTGTAGAAGCGCGTGTCGCCGATGAAGCTGTGCGCGCCGGGGCCCGCGCCCCACCACTGGCCGCCGCGCCAGTAGATCAAGTTGTGGCGGCACTGTCCACCCTCGCGCGCCCAGTTGGACACCTCGTACCAGCCGAAACCGGCCTCATCTAAGGACCGCGAGATAATCTCGTAGCGGTCGGCGTAGACGTCCTCGCTCGGGGCGGGCAGCTCACCGCGCCGGACCTTGCGCGCCATCGCCGTTCCGTCTTCGACGATGAGCGAGTACGCGCTGACGTGGTCGACCCCGGTGGAGAGCACGGCGTCAAGCGTCGCGCGCACGTCATCGTCCGTCTCCGTCGGGGTGCCGTAGATCATGTCGAGGTTGACATGCGTGAAGCCTGCGGCACGGGCCTCCGTGGCGGCGGCGACGGCGCGGCCAGGGGTGTGCATGCGGTCGAGCACCCTGAGCACGGGAGTGGAGGCGGACTGCATACCCAGCGAGACGCGCGTGAACCCCGCCTCGAGCAGGCCCTCGAAGTACGCGGGACTGGTCGACTCCGGGTTCGACTCGGTTGTCACCTCCGCACCGGGCGCGAGCCCCACGTGTTCGCGGACCATGCCCATGATGCGGCCGAGGCCTTCCGCACCCAGCAGCGAGGGCGTGCCGCCGCCGATGAACACCGTCTCCGCAGGCTGGGTCTTAGCCAGGGAGAGCTCCGCCTCCAGCGCGCGCAGGTACGCCTCGTGGGAGGTTTCCACCTCGGTGGGCGTGTAGGTGTTGAAGTCGCAGTAACCGCAGCGGGTCGCGCAGAAGGGGACGTGGATGTAAAGGCCGAACATGGCCCCCAAACTTACGCGCCGCGGCGGGAGCGTTTGGCGGCGACCTTGGCCACGATGGCGTCGATGCGCGCGCGCTCCGCCAAAAAACTCGGGGGGTTCGCACCGCGCATCGTGCGGGTGAACGCGGGGTGGTCGACGCAGACTGTTTCCATCCAGCCCTCGACGGCCGCCTCGACGAGGTCGCCGATGCGGGCGTAGAGGTGCGGCAGGCTCACCGCGCCAAGCTCGCGGGCGACCATGTCGGTCTGCTCGAGGGTGAAGTCGACGATCTCGGTGAGGTGCTGCACCGTCAGCTCCGTGCGGCCGGTCAGGGCGTCGTTCATCGTGCGCACCGAGAAGGGGGCGGTGAGAGGGAAGAGATCCTCGAGCCCCGCGGCGTCGAGAAGCTCGGGCTGCGGGATGCGCTCCTCCGCGCTGGCCGAGGCCGACAGGATGCCGGCGCGCATGCCGGAGGTCAGGGCCTGGCGCAAGCCGATGAGCTCACCGACGACGCGGCGGGCGTCCTGGCGGGCGTCGTCGACGATCTCGGAGAACTCGGCGAGGCAGTCGTCAGTGAGCTCCCCGTCGTAGTCCGCCACCGCCTCGGCGACGTGCTCGATGTACTCCGCGACCTCGTCACCGATGTTGTAAATCTCCTGGGTCAGCTCACGGTGGCGCAG
This window of the Corynebacterium qintianiae genome carries:
- the hrcA gene encoding heat-inducible transcriptional repressor HrcA, which gives rise to MSGAEDRRQAVLRAIVADYIALQEPVGSKSLVQRHNLTVSSATIRNDMSVLERDGFIAQQHSSSGRVPTEKGYRAFVDALHGVKPLSAPERHAILDFLENGTDLEDVLRRSVQLLAQITNQAAVVQLPTLEVSRVKHCEVVALAPTRLLLVLITDSGRVDQRNVELAASLEDDEVRLLRDALNTVLVGATMAEASTSLLELAAGAPPQIADAVERATAVLIDTLVENPSDRLLIAGAANLTHLAVSGGDLHSVIAALEEQVVVLKLLAGAQELERVSVRIGRENEDEEFSRASIVTTAYGTGEALGGLGVVGPTYMDYPGTIQKVATVARYISRILRGE
- the hemW gene encoding radical SAM family heme chaperone HemW gives rise to the protein MFGLYIHVPFCATRCGYCDFNTYTPTEVETSHEAYLRALEAELSLAKTQPAETVFIGGGTPSLLGAEGLGRIMGMVREHVGLAPGAEVTTESNPESTSPAYFEGLLEAGFTRVSLGMQSASTPVLRVLDRMHTPGRAVAAATEARAAGFTHVNLDMIYGTPTETDDDVRATLDAVLSTGVDHVSAYSLIVEDGTAMARKVRRGELPAPSEDVYADRYEIISRSLDEAGFGWYEVSNWAREGGQCRHNLIYWRGGQWWGAGPGAHSFIGDTRFYNVKRPERYSQLLSDGQLPVADQETLTPEQRHFEAIMLGLRLKEGVPRDWIGQRARGVVDKHARAGLLTVGERVAVTDEGRLLADGIITDILAAE